In Aspergillus chevalieri M1 DNA, chromosome 7, nearly complete sequence, the sequence TGGGGTGGCACTGGCTTTGATCATCAGACTCTTGACCATGGTGCCGGGTATAGTTTCTGTGTTGGTTTCGAGTCTGTCTGAGTACTCTTGGAGCAGTATCAGTGCTTGGGGCACTGAGAGCTCTTGCTCTAGACCGCTGGCGAGGGCCCTCCCTAAGTTGCAAAGTCTGGGTCTGGGTGTTCATCTCATTTTCTGGTTGGGTATCCGCCATAACACTGTTTAGTTCAGGTTCATCTTCTGTGCGAGGTCTTTTATTGCTCTTTCTGGGTCGGCCCAGGCCACAGCGTTGAGTGTGGTGTTCTGCAGCTTCTGCAGGGGTGGGGTCTTGTTCCTCCCCTGAGAGGCCTACAGAGCCAAGGGAGACTGGAGCACTCTCATACCATCCACGTCCATTGGCTCTGTTATGACGTGCAATCTCCACCTGTTCCACACGGGCTGGGCAGCTGCGGTCAAAGGCAAAATGGTCCTCTGAGACCTTCTCACTTCGCttagtgttctgtttctggcaGGCTGCACATTGGGCCTTAGTGCGGTCTCTTGCTGTGGGACATTCCTGAGAGGAATGGTTTTGTGCACAGTATGCACATGAGGTAGGCCGCTTGCAGTTTCGAGCTATGTGGCCATATGCttggcagttgaagcactgctggatccgatgAGTTTGGTCGTAGTATTCACATGGGTGGTCACGGCCATCAAGTGCCAGGCCAAGTAGTATGGCAATGTTGGCAGCTCGATCATTATCAAACTCAACAATTAGCTTGGATGTTTCTGGTTTGTGTTCTGCAATATGCCGGGGGCCAAGGAGCCATCCAGTGTATGTAATCACTGTGGGGGCAGAGGCCAGACGCCCTAGGTTATCAGCCTTAATGCGAGCTGGCGCAGCTGCTAGGTCAAGCTGGCAGTTGACAccattcatgacaacacGATAAGTCCTCCTTCTGATGGTTGCATTGTCTCCAAAGGCAAGGCAccagtcttttgctgctctAGCCAGTTGTTCCACATCTTCCAGGCTCTCTGCACGTAGGATAATGTCTCCACTGGGCAGGATACGGCCTGTAGAGACTGACCGGTGGGCAATGATATTGTTGTTTGATTCTTTAATAGCACGGTTTGCTCGCTCCACAACCCTGGCCTCTTTTTGGTGGCGCAATGGGTCAACGATTTGGCGATCAGTGTTTCGGATATGGATCTCAAGGTCTGTTTTCAGCGGGAATGGTGTTGCTgggctgcttggagaggTGCTTAGTGTTCCATTTGTACTGACAGGCCTATTGGTGTTGCCCTGCATCCATCCCGAGACCAAAGAAGACTTTGTtgatgtcaggtgacttgctaGAGCCGCATTCCGATAAGATTTTGCATGGCCAGAAGTGaaacggggtctctcggatcgtagctcagagggcaatcgggagtcgatttattccggactaacgaggtctatatggagaggaccagcggaaggtagagctatattgtctatcgaacgtgtatgcgcgtatgtagctgattgagtgcttaatctacaatatgtgtgcacacgttgactataagaatctcctgacctcgctactcgggccaactatttatccgatcgatcctcatcactccccttcgttCAATCGCCGCATattcaaatcaatcaaaaacaatatctggcaatttgataagcggcggttggacgcacgcttcaacttctcatagatgttgaattctcttttctcgcttaattaagcgagccccaggtcttcaaccaaccgtcctTGACTAGCATGGTTGGTAACCTTCGTCAAGCCAtcggcaatcatcttgtcggtAGAGAGGTGCTCAAGGCAGATCTCCCCATTACCTATGTGGTCCCGGATGGCATGGTATCGTACGGCTATATGCTTCGTCTTTGGGTGATTGATTGGGTTGTCAGCAATCTTTATGGCGCCCTGGTTGTCCTCATAAATGGTAGTCGGAGCGTCACGATAAATGGATCCCTTTCCTATTGCATATAGGAAATGTCTAATCCAAACCGCTTGTTTGGCTGCCTCCGATAcggccatatattcagctTCCGTCGAGCTCTGTGCAGTAACCGATTGCTTTCTGCTCGACCAGGTGATTGGCGTGCCATTaataaagaaaatgaaaCCAGTAGTCGACCggttctttgctgaattaGCGTACGCGgaatcagcatatgcatataacCCTTTTGGACTCCCCTTTGCACCAAACGTTAGGCCATAGCCCATGGTGCCTTTCACATATCGAAGCACATGCTTGGCCGCTGCCAAATGGACCTTCCTTGGCTCCGCGAGGTATTGAGACAGTTGATTGACTGCAAAAGCGATGTCCGGCCGTGTGGctatcaccaagaaaatcaaccgcCCAATTAGTCTCCGAAATAGCTTATGCTCAGCTCGTCCAAGCAGTGAGCTATCCGGCGCTTCCAATTTAATGCTCGGGCCAATGGGTGTGCTCACAGGCTTgcaatcagccatgccaaattcatcaagaattTGTTGTGCATAGGACTGCTGGTCCAGTTGAATAGACCTGTCTCTTCCCCATGTGAAGCGAATACCCAACAGCTTCTTGACCAATCCTGAATCAGTCATTGGATGgaactccttgagcttctgcttcaccacGTCGATGTCATTGGCATCCTTGCCAAATATCACTATGTCATCCACATACACAGCGATAATCAGGCCCCTACCATTGATGAACACACTGGGGTCTGCAGTAATCGGTTTAAAGCCTatcttcttcaggaaatCACTAATCTTTCGATGCCATAGATTAGCAGACTGGCGGAGGCCATAcagcgacttcttcagcTCCAAAACTAGGCCTCTCGTGCTAGTAACATCTGGATCAAAGTCCTGCAGTCCTTCCGGGATTTCCATACAATTAGGCTTGTCGAGGTCGGAACCAGCGAATGCATTATTAGCATCAAGCACATGTGCCAATAAGCCTAGCTGGGCTGCTATAGCCAACAAGATTCGTAGGCTATCTATTCGAAATACTGGTGCAAACGTCTCGTTGAAATCGTCATCTGATTGCTCATTTCCCCTGGCAACCAGCCTGGCTTTGAAGCGGTCAATTCGGCCATCCGGGCCTAGCTTCACATCGAACACCCATCTGGTTGATGAAATCGTGCCTTCGGCTTCCTTCCGGGGAATTAGCTCCCATGTGCCAAAGCTTATTAAAGTGCTCAACTCTTTGTGAATCGCTTCCTTCCATTTCGAGCCATATATTGGATCATTAACGGCTTCGCTATACGACTTCGGTATACGGATTCCAGCTTTCTCACGTGCAGCACATGCTTTCTCTGCAACCTCATATTCTCTATCAGTCTGCAATAGCTCTGCAGCTACTGCTAGCCTAGCAAAATGGGCCCGCATgcgctgagctggacgatcactattcccagtgtcctccccttcagctttgcgctTGCGGCCATACATTTGCTCTGTCTGGCGGCTCTCCATCATTCTCTCTGATGGTTGACGTACGCGAGCAGACCGCCgttccatttcaagctcagaCCGGTGGCGTCCGTCTTCAGGAACCGGTTCAGGCCTAGGCATATCCTTTGGTGTTTCATCAGCCTGCTCTCGGGGTTCTTTCTCAAGCACTTCATTGTTTGTATGTTCCACAGGAGCTCTCTGCTCCACCTCCCCTTCAGGCTGAACTTCAGACAGTTTCAACGGCTTATCTGTTGTGCCcccagttgatgaagaggaattcctttccttctctccatcctctttATTCAGTCGCATATTCAGCAATTCTGGCATTGAATTGATCGTCGGCTTGTTGGTGTGGAAGGGCTCATTAACTGGCAATCCTGCTCCAGCAGgctcttcagtaggcctCTTAGAAGTCATTCCAATGGATGCTTGAGCAGGCGCTTCGGTAGGTGGTCCAACAGGTAGAACAGTACTGGTCAGCAGGCTTTGTATGTCAACTTGACCAGCTGACAGTTCGCTCAAATAGCCATTTTCCCGCTCTCGAAACTCGGGGTTAGTGACCAGCTTCAGTTCACTACCACCTCTAGGCAATACTAAATACTGCTTGTTGCTCTTCCCATACATCAGGAATGTGCCCTCCATTGCTCTGCTTTCCAACTtgctctctggtttatgataAAAGAGCACTCGGCAACCCCAAGCACGAAGATGGGCCAAGTCAGGCCTATGcccatgccatagctcatatggtgttttctcatctttgtcaactttctcatggccatcttctttcctcttcaccaaTAATGTCCGGTTTCTCAGGTAATTTGCCGTGACAGCAGCATACTTCCAATAACGCTTGCTAATACCAGAGTCAATCAACAAGGCGCGCGCTATATCCATAATAACACGGTTGTATCGTTCCGCCACACCATTCTGTGCTGGTGTTTCAGCCTCAATAAATTCCAGTTCAatgcctttctcttctgccCATGGTCTCAATGCCACAAACTCAGCAGCATTATCAGTACGGATGACCAATAGCACTTTCCCTGACTGCCTTTCAACCTGGCGCAGCCAACTATCCAGTGTGTGCATTACACTTTCAGCCCTTCGGTCCATCTTGATGAAGATCCATGAATATCGCGTGCAATCATCAATCAATGACAGGTAATACCTTTCCTGCCCTATTCCTTCGCGATTTGGACCCCAAAAATCCATGTACACTCGTTCAAGCGGCTTTCTAGCTCTAGGAATTGGCGCATGGCTttgcttcttcaccttcttggcctttgCACACACCTCACAGTTATCATGGAGCAACTGGTCTTGTTTCCCCAGTTTCAGCTCATCTAGCTCCATATATTCAACACAGGTGTTAAATCGGCTTCTTCCTGCATGACCAAGGCGTCGATGAATGAGCTCCTGTTTCATTCGCGTTTGCTCATCGGCAGATAGGGCCATTCGGGCGTATTGCTGTCTTTTCGCTGCTTTTGGGCCAATAAATAGTGCATTGACGTGCCTGACTGAATGCAAGTATGTGGTCCGTCCATCTCGTTTTCCTTGGGCTACCactttcccatccttcttgaGCACATACCCCTTTCTAGAGCCAATTGATTGAAAGCCAGCCATATGTAGAACCTCTAATGACAGTAGGTTCTCTGCTAGGCCTGGCACATACACCACCCTACCTAACCTGGCTGACATGCCGTTTGGCAGGTTGAATCGAACGATCCCTCGTCCCTTGATGGGCATCTCAGTACCACTAGCAATAATCAAATGACCTCGGCTAGTCTCATCAAGGTACTCAAAAATGCTTCGATTGCCAGAGCACATACTTGTAGCCCCACTGTCAAAGCACCATCTTGATGGATCCATTCTAACTCGGTGTGCTCCTTCTATGATGTATTTGGCCCACTCAATCTTATATTCAGTGATGGGGCTAGCTTGCACATCCTCTGTTGCACAAGCATCATGCTCTTCAGGGAattgggcttcttcacaTGTGAAGCCATCTTGCACGTCACTATCTTCATCCACATGGCCATCTCCAACGCAGCTACCTGCATCTTCAGCAGTATATTCAACAGCACATTCAGCTGCATGCATAGCAGTTTCCTCACTTATGTCTGCCACCTCAATGGCACGAGTACCATACTCGCTCATGTATCCGccatcattgtcatcatcattgttgttgccagccatgctacctccttccTTTGCAGACTTCCCTTTCTGCTTGGAGAATCGattgggcttcttgttcCGGCCATCTCGGCCACCTTGGCGCTTGCTTTCATCAGCGCTagcatcatgatcatcacTTTTGCTCAGACAATTCCTTGCTCGATGTCCAGTTTTCCCGCAAGCAAAGCACTTTGTGCCTTTCTTTTGAATCCTTGATGCCTTCTCAGTTGGTCCGCCTCGTAACTGGTCAAAATCTATTGCTCGTTTGAGCACATAGCTCTTGTTCAGGTTAACATCTGAGCTCATCACAGTCCCTTTGAGCATTGCATACTCTTCCCGCAGGCCACGGAGATACCAAATCACAACCAATTCATCAATATCGATCTTTTTGCTGCCGTTCATGTCAATTAATTCGCGTCCTAGTTGTTCGATTTCGCGGTAGGCGTCTTTGGCATTCACATTGGAACCTTGATAccaattggccatcttcatcaactgcaTGGCCTTCATCGCGTTTGATGATTTCAGGTATGCCTCTTTCAGGTAGTCCCATTTCGCGCCGGCATTTGGCAGGTCCTTGATCTCCAGGACAATGGTGGGAGTAAGGCCTTGTTGAATAATCATGTCCGCCTTCATATCTACCTTCGTCCATTTCAAATTGTCTTTCCGTATTTGGTTATATGTCTCCTTTCCTACTTCGTAGTAGTAATCAATCGCCTGCCATGCAAATTGGACCTTTAACTGACTCTCCATTGCATAGAACCAGTATCGAGCGTTTTCCTCGTTCAGCTTCTCGATATTGAAGGAGTAGATCTTTATGCCAGGATCCTCTAACGGCTCCTTTGATGGCATTTTGCTCTCACTGCTAGTCCCTACCATTATGACGTTCTCACAACCCAATAGGCTCCGCTGAGCAGATTACTGGCCAATAATCGTGTAGGGAACTAATCGAGGGTGAGGCCCGTAGTCGGAATCGTATCGATCGGTCTATAGAAGATGTTAAGCGACTATAGAACCCCCGGGGTGCCACACGCTGGTTAGGCGTCgatatatccaaatatcttgggcaggcccgggctcataaccaatgaaacggggtctctcggatcgtagctcagagggcaatcgggagtcgatttattccggactaacgaggtctatatggagaggaccagcggaaggtagagctatattgtctatcgaacgtgtatgcgcgtatgtagctgattgagtgcttaatctacaatatgtgtgcacacgttgactataagaatctcctgacctcgctactcgggccaactatttatccgatcgatcctcatcaagaAGGAGTGTATGATGGGGGGCTGTGGATCACTTTGGGGGCCTGTGTTGAGTGCTGTAGAGTTTTTATCTCCTCTGTCTGCTTGTTTAACATATTTTGGATCTGTTGGAGCGCCTCTTTCTGGCCGTTGTGGTCTTCGCTGCCGTTGTTGCTTTGgcggtcgcgcacctttgCTGCGAGGTCTTCGACTGAACTCATGAACCGGATGAATAGGTCCCTGGGAGGCAGTCCCTGGGTCCGGTCAGCTATTTGCTTCAGCTCTGCCGTTTCTGTGAGGATGGCAGCTGCATGGgcgcattggtcgtggtcctTATGGTTGTATGAGTGGTCAGGCCACGGAGACGCGGCTCCGAccacccctttcttctttgcacccCCCATTGCCAGCGACAACTGGGGAGAACAACGTTGAAAGTAGTATCAATCGATTCCGCGTGAAGTTAAATATAAGATtcgagttttccgcagtgcgggaactcgctcagaaggtagGGGGGGGTTCGCCACTGAGGAGTTGTTTCATCGGGACTACCTGTCCTCTAGCTacactaccatctatcatctaaatacaggtagccccTGTGCAGGGGGCTTGGGTTTCCGCTGCTGTTAAACAGTTGATTGAGCCTCTTGGGTTTGGTGGGAGAGAAATGCAGAAGGGAACTGACGTGCGTAGGATTGCTGGTCTAGGCAAATGCAACCATCTCTTAGACATCGCCAAAACCCAAAAAACCCAAACCCAGCACTGGAGCCCCAAAGTTGGGTTTTGGGAACCCAAAATGAGGGACAAACGATGCAAACACGAGTAAACTCGTGGCTGCATATTCTATGCATAATTCGTCGGTGTTTTTGAGTACTTGTATTGGTTCTATATTACATCTACATCTTCTAGCTCTCCGCAAAATGCAGTGTACACTGTACAGCGCGGGCCAGCGTCAAACTAGGAGAAAATGGAAAGTAAGAGTGGAGTAAAGGCGCCTACCTATTCTCAGCGCCAATGTGTTTCCCGGTCCATGTTTATATAGCCTTGTCTCTGGCGCTCTTGCAAGTGTTTTTGCCAGACACCAAGCTCCcttttttcttgctttctTCATCCCTCTTTCTTTATCCCTC encodes:
- a CDS encoding uncharacterized protein (COG:S;~EggNog:ENOG410Q0U3), whose product is MGGAKKKGVVGAASPWPDHSYNHKDHDQCAHAAAILTETAELKQIADRTQGLPPRDLFIRFMSSVEDLAAKVRDRQSNNGSEDHNGQKEALQQIQNMLNKQTEEIKTLQHSTQAPKVIHSPPSYTPS